The genome window gtgaacgctcacacgtccagtgagttacataactctaagttaaatttaagggggggggggggtgtgatCCCTCCATTCCAATTTGTTcgacatatcaagtcagttggtgtggagttgtaaCCAggagctgctgaaacttggccgactcaacgaaacatttctgatgtgggtgccggggcactctaacatcgccggtaatgaggaggctgacagactccacaatggtggggccagaaccagctctgggAATCCGACCATCTTCTGTCAAGACTACTCTAAAGAAATTGCgaagattcacgcagccgagtggagaaatttgaacttttgccgGCAGGcaagaaagaggggtcaatagagcggcatttttgttgtcccttaagtagtgggacatgaaaaccttagtagaGATTTTAACCTTaacctccttaaactaccatatagaaaagattggggtggtgtttcggttatgtgcagccaatgtgagtagGAGCAGGAGACGACCCTGCCCTTTATATGCAGCTTCCCGGCcacctcagatctcagacgaaaacacttccatcatcatcatcaacgacgcaacaaccggtatccggtctaggcctaccttaataaggaactccagacatcccggttttgcgccgaggtccaccaattcgatatccctaaaagctgtctgacgtcctggcctacgccatcgctctatcttaggaagagcctgcctcgtcttctttttctaccatagatattgcctttataggctttacgggtgggatcatcctcatccatacggattaagtgacctgcccaccgtaacctatttacccggattttattcacaacctgacggtcatggtatcactcatagatttcgtcgttatgtaggctacggagtcgttcatcgtcatgtagggggccaaatctttttcgtaggattcttttctcaaatgcggccaagagttcgcaatttttcttgctaagaacccaagtctccgaggaatacagtacaggaagagctttgaccctatggtgagacgtttcgagcggaacagtttttaaaagcgcggatttcattgtcgtagctgttatcggttgtgactttcgaccctagataggagaaattatctcaacggtctcaaaattgtactctcctatctttattcttcccgtttggccagcgcggtttgatgttatttgttggttggtttttggtgctgacgttgtccccatatattttgtcttgccttcaagatctcgcgctgtctgctcgatttggatgaaggcaatttgtatgtctcgggttgatcttcccatgatgtagatatcgtcagcataggccagtagttgggtggactcaaagaggatcgtacccctcgtatttacctcagcatcacggatcactttccccacagccaggttaaagaggacgcatgatagagcatccccttgccgtagaccgttgttgatgtcgaatggtcttgagagtgatcctgctgcttttatctggcctcgcacattggtcagggtcagcctagtcagtcttatcaatttcgtcgggagtgaagcctctttggtatgggctaatgatgttctgggcgtatggggctatccgacctagcaagatagtcgagaagatcttatagatggtactcagcgacgtggaacctctataattactgcactgagtgatatctccctttttatgtatgtatgggacagataatgcttctttgccagtcgtcaggcattaattcgatgtcccacaccttgagcacaagttgacgaatcacttagtgtaactggtcgcctccatatttaactaattcggctgtaattccatcggctcctggcgacttattgtttttaagccgatgaattgcacgaactgtttttcctatacttggcagtggcagtatttgtctttcgtcttcagttggctggacctccaactcgccaatgttctggttgttcagtagttcatcaaagtactcaatccatcgctctaatctgcccattctgtcggaaatcagatttccctctttctctcggcaggatgagcatcgaggtgtataaggcttcatcttgctgacttgttggtaaaactttcgcgcctagTGTGGTTgccctctgtacttttctagttcacagacctgctggctctcccaggcttcctttttccgtctgtgaagtcacttctcagctcgccggagttcgtgataagtctccgcgtgtgccGGCGTCCTTTGAggatacaacattactcggtatgcggcattcttccgttccgttgctaacttacattcatcgtcgaaccagccgttccgactccttttgcggctggggccaagtacgtttgtggccgtatttatgataacattcttcaggtggtcgtGAAAAACacttattgatgcttcatttccaggatctctgttgattgtggttattgcggcatccatttctctcttataggtgttgcggagggctgtgttatggatggcttcaatgctaactctcacctgattgtcagaggggattctgggtggtgtagttattcgagctcggagcgccatgccaacgagacagtgatccgagtctatattggccccctatatgttctgacattcatcaaggctgagagatggcgacgTTCGattaatacgtggtcaatttggttgaaagtggtcccgtctggagaggcccacgtatgtttgtggaccgctttccgcgcaaatcaggtacttccaacaaccatttcgagtAACAttactaattgaatgatccgcagttcgttatcatttgtattttggtgtaagctatgggagccaacgtatcgcctgaatacgggctccttctctacttagctgttaaaatccccaagtatgattttgatatcatatctaagataggcttcgagggttcgttctactgcctcgtagaaagtatctttctccgaccctgcagtctcctctgtaggggcgtgaacattaatgaggtttatatttccatatttgcctcgcaagcgccgagtgcatagccgttcgcttatgttttcaaagcggagcaggtttcattttttggctgactacgaaacctactccgagcacatggtttactggatggccgctgtaatatatggtgtagtgacttttctccaggaaaccggtccttgtccaacgtatctcctgtatcgctgttacatcagccctatattgggacagggtattggctagctgcttatcagcgtcatctctgtacagggagcacacgttccatgagaaaatgcgcaaatcgttattcctttgtcgttgccgggttcgtcgctgtATTATCCGTCTGGTCTGAGGCTCCTATTTGggcttcgtagcaagttgttttccgtgtagggttgtcagctctacccaacccccaacctggaaaaccagttggtacaatttgtcccgtttttaggcgtgggagactcgccttcgttcttctccgtctgcagcttttcgctaagaaagagctcccaacggtcaccacgtggaggtggaggtagggtttggtagtagagctgttggtgttggctcagcaggcgtttcccaggttttatgctccatcgtgggtaccaatccacatttcgccctgggacctatactaccctttgaccaggtTCTTTTTgcagtcctttgtgcgcttgggtttgtatcctccaataagcaccctggactgctccattcctggtaggcccgtccagtatagttccctcaaccgttcctcttcattttttaatgtcatagccatgaaatcttTTCCGATTCCACCATCTGCCTATGCAGATAAATAATGTATATTGTATCTACCAGTGACACTGCTTTGTACAGAAAACATTATTCATTTCATGGTTCCATTAATGTGGAACATCTCTAGGGGTTAGAATTTACGAATATTAGAAATTACATTATTAAATCAGCAAAAATATTGGGTCAAAGACCCGCTGTCTTCCCTAATCCCCCGTTAACTTGCCGTGGTTAGTTCATGCTTCATTCAAATCCATTCATAACTGCTACCGATGAAAGCACCAGACATTTCTAGAGCAAATGTTACTTTACTGGAATTTACTTCCCCCAGGTGCTTACCGTTTAGGTAGGGCAAGTTCGTTTAATCAATAGTTTCGTCCTGGAATTCGTGTAAATTCATGATTATTATTTTCCCATTTACATGGATATTTTCGTGGTATGGGGAACATTCATGCACGCAAGTAGTGCTTTGAGTCCTTACATGTACGTACTATGATAGGATAGTCACATAGTAGGATAGTTAGTATTAGCCTGCAGTGAATAAAGCCAAAAGTCCAACAAAGGAGTTCATTTTGTGCAAGGAGTTTAGCAGTTCATTCATAGTTTGCAGTTGAGGCTGATCTGTTGCTCTGTAAGGCTGTGTCGGACTGATAAGGTCGGAATAGATTGTAGAGAAATTATCCTTTCTAAGTTTTTCTACTCATTTTATTCATTAATCGAATTATAATTGCAGAAATGGAGTGGTCACATTTGTGCTTACTAATTATCATTGGACTAGCTGTGGCAAAAGACTTCACCGAACAGGAAATTCAAGTTTTAACAAAAACACCAGAGGAATTATGGGAAATATACAAGGTatcctttttatataaaaaatgtaGCTGTGCTCTTGGTGATGAGTGAAGTTAGAGTTAATGTAGTGATTTGTATCCGCAAAAATTCACCCCATTCCTTTGAGTTTTCAAGTTTCAAAGTAACGCCGACTTCTTCCAGGAACAATACAACAAACAATACCAATCAGAAGAGGAGGAATCCTACCGAAAAGGAATTGTACTCGAAAAATACCGCAAACTAAAGGACCAATTGGAACTTCGCAATAAAAGTATAATTCTCTACACAATCAGCATCAGCAAATATTCAGATTTGAGCCATAAAGAATTTATGGAGAAAATGTTTGGTCCCGAAAACGACCAGAAAGCAATGTAGTAAGTGGATAATAATTGGTAATTTGATTTTTATGATTTACGCTTGTGCTTAGTAGTTTCAAATGGAAGTTAACGACATGGTTTGGATTTGATATTTGGCTTTATGCAAATTGAAATTATTCTTTATTAGTATTTGAAATTGCTGTTGAATTATTCGATTTTTTATTGGAATATTTGATTGAAGCTgtgtttttttgaattttttcagcttCAAACTGAGTGAACTTATGCCGAAGTCAATATCGACAAGTATATCATTAAACAGCTTTCTATTCATTACAATTatattaatttcatatttttaaatgaattaCATTTATAAAGTAATTTTTATATAAGGATGTGTTTCCTTTCTGCATGTTACAGTTCTACCTTGTTAGCCAACTCTCCCGTGTGAACGTCAAAGCTGGCATGGGTGTAGTGTGCGATTCACACTCACTAAAAGAGCACTCCCACCTCTCTCCAACGTTTACCCCATGGGACCAGCatttaggcattacttcgcggggcggACTTGCCTTCCGTAGGCCTTCAAGTTTCTTACTCTACAGTCTTccgcttctttgcttccttTCGCAGCTCCATTCTGTCTTTAGAGTACAGCCTCTCAATTTCTTTGCGTTCTTCTTGGGCGTGCTCCTCTCAGGCCTTGGTTTTGTATCCGCACAATTGTATGGATGACCGAAGTCCAGTTTGCCTCCCACCTGAGCATTTCCCGCCGACTCCCAGGGCCTCACTCAggctccttctctccttccggAATCGCGGGCACTCAAACAGGACATGCTCCGGGTCGTCTGGGATCCCACGACATCTGTAACAGTTCGAGGAATCATCCACACCGATACGATGCAGATACGTTAGGTAGAAACCACCGTGTCCAGTGAAAAATCTTCCCGTGTTGTCGGTCAAGCCATTCCCTTATATCAAGAATAAGATTGCATGTCCACCAATCCTTCGACAACTCTTCCCACCGTCGTTGTCAGAGTCTATGCGACTCATCTCTTGCCGTTCGCCGCTGATCTGCTTCCGTTCCTGATGGACCCGCCTGCCTCCGTTCATACAGGATGCAATGCCTCTCGCTAATAGGTCAATAGGGACCATTCCTCCGATTACAGACATCGTTTTATCCGAGCTAGTTCGAAAtgcgctgcataccctcagggcaATCAGACGATAGGCAGAATTTGTCTTCCTCCAGTTCTGTACGCAGTCCAAAGCCttcgcccacacaggcgactcGTAGATCAATATGGACCGCACgaccccagctatcagcagcctgCTACACGGTTTTTTTTccacctacgttcggcatcatcctggcaaggGCCGTGATGGCAAACGGAAACCCAAACGgaaacaacggagcagaggtgtcttccatacagaaaacgaggagtggcggagttctcgtcgaactgggcccaaagacgactaacaagagtacattctgcgaagcggtcaaggagcTATTGGGGGAAAACGCTTTTGTTTCTAGCCTAAAGTCCATGTGCtgtctagaaatccgggatcttgattgcctcacagaaaaggtcgaagtagaggaggcgctaaagcgtgaatgtccagagataACCAATACCCGGgaaggtatcacctctgtaaatgttcgaggtcaaaagctcgccgtggtggaagtccccgagcaatatgcgaggaaactccttagcagcgggagaatcaaaattcggatgggtagtatgcagggtgcgaatgcggatagtccccaccaagttcTACAAGTgtgtggactatggacacacatcagcaagggtccggacaggatgacagcatgccggagatgcggccaagtgggtcatcaaacgaagacctgcaatgaaagcaagagTTGCGTtccctgcagggatcgtggcacgcctggtgagagcgtcgcacacactgcgggctcgggacggtgtccgatctttagAGCAGAATTGGAGAGGGCGAGGGTGCGAACAGCATGAtacgcattttacaaattaacatgcaccggagtgcaaccgctcatcagttgctagcacagttggctgcagaagtaaatgctgatctagtgctgattagcgagcaataccgaaacaaggacccgtcctcatggcatctcgacttatcgggtccgagacgacgttcgactttgtgttcttgccgaaggccgagggaacgggtttgtctgggtaatgtttagggataacgtttttagcgtttacctgacgccgaacgagacgaggCCAGTCTTtcgacgccggcttgatgctctggaggacgccgtttcgagcacggagggacgaatcctggtaggcagtgattttaatgccaaggCCGTTGAATGGTCagacttcagagggaaacggattctgcaaatggcggcgagaaccgggctcgtagctTTTAtactgctccctgctctatgagacgctagagggccagagaaggatggaaatcacgtcgggagtagcacagggatccattctagggccggacctctgaaacgcttcctatgatagtctgctgagactcgatatgccagaagagtcgcgcctggtcggttatgcagacgacgttgcgacacttgttgctggacgcagtgttgaacagacgcaaagcagacctGTCATACTGATGCGgcggataagcggatggataactgctcacggtttcagccttgcgctggaaaaaaaccgaagtagtcatcttgaccagaaggagaatcccgatcctgcgtccgatatcgatcggcgatttgactatagagtcaaagccAGCaggtaaataccttggtttaatgctcaactcgaaaaagagcttcttcgagcaaatcaaagcagcagcggacagggcagcagctggagtcgcggccttgagtcggctaatggcgaatgtcgggggccctatatctaccaggagacgtctccttatgggagcaacgcagttggTGCTGCTCTAtaatgcggaggtatgggctgatgcccttgacaaggatgTGTACCggaaacgccttgctcaagtgcaaagTGGGGGGGAGatttacgagtggcgtctgcttatcgcactgtctccgaaccggctgtgatggtgatcgggggagtgatccccgttgccctgtTGGGTTTATTGTGATTTCGCAGTTGAGTAATCTACCATATTATGTTATGCTTCTCCCTACGGGTATTTACACCAGGACAAGAGTTGCTGTTGTCTGAATATTTAAAATCGGCTGCAGATGTGTACTTTGGGCTTTCATCGAAAGAGGTGAGGAAATTTGCCTATCAGTATGCGAAAGCAAATTTGACGAAAATACCCCAGGAGTAAACAGGGTAACTGGATCGGATTGGTTTCATAACTTCATGAAGAAGAGTACGCAAAGATAAACATCGGTTTATCCCTGCGCACTCTGAAAACAACCAGTTTGGCGAGAGCTACAAGTTTTAACAGAACAAATGtttcaagaatttttattttaataaaatctgtaTTAGATAAACATAAATTTGAGCTTGAAAATATATACAACGTTGGCGAGACAGGAATCACAACAGTACAAAAACCAGACAGAGTTGCTGCACGAAAAGTATTCAAGCAAATAGGACGTATAACCTCAGCTGAAAGAGGATGTCTGGTGACTCTTGCAGCATGCATTTCAGCGGGAGGTACTACGATTCcccctttctttatttttccaaGGATTAAGTTCGAAGAACACTTTCTCTAAAGTGCACCACCTGGCTCAAATGGAGATGGTAACCAATCAGGTTGGATGATGGAGACTAATTTTATAAAGTTTGTAaaacatttcattcattttacgaGATGTTCGAAAGAGAAACAAGTTCTTCTTCTCTATGGTAAACACAATTCACACTTATCCATTGAGGATCTTGATTGGCTCAAAGGGAACGGGGTTGTAATTTTATCATTTCCTCCGCATTGCAGCCATAAGTTACATCCTTTGGACAGGAGTGTTTTCGGGCCgctcaaaaaatatattaacgaACAATCCAGGACATACAACTGACTGTTTATCATATTCCGTCAATAGTAAACATTGCATTCCCACTTGTTTTGACCCCATTTCAACATAACTGCAGGATTTCGTGTCAGTGGAATATGTCCTTTCAACCCAGACATATTCGATGATTCTGAATTTCTGCCTTCATCTTTTACTGATATCAGTAAATGATCTTCTTCTTGCAGCTTCAACGTCTACACATTTTGTAATACCTGAAGAAGTATGTCCATTACCAAAACCAAGGCCAAGAAAGGAGTCTAACCGTCAGACATGCCAACTTGCGCCACTCCTGGGGTTAGCTGGCACTGTTGGAGACCTtcgggaaaatattttttggtgTACAGAAATTTATAGTAtcatagtcttctttttcttcagcctttgttccgttcacaagcgaggttaaaccaatcttggcaaatgaattctcgttagcgcgaattgcgtgacctctctctcgcaatttttccacgatcgtggcaaccccataacgatcgcggatatcctcatttcggatgtgatgaaaacgtgtcacgccactcgcccaacgcaacatcttcgtctccattaccgcaagacgccgttcattgttatttatagtcggccaacactcagaacggtagaaggcgacaggacggacgaaattgcggtaaattttagatttgagacttgggacgttcgttgatatctATAAATCAAATGCCAACTATCCCCGGTCTCCCCTACTTAAATTTCGCTAGATATTCTGAGGAACTCACGCCACCTCTCGAAATAACCTAAACTTTCAACCCAAGCATAAGTAGCATTCTGGGAAAAATATCGTATTTACGTCGTATTACCAAGAAAGCAGGATATCAAACAACAAGTTCAAAATCAGATGGCATTTATTCTACGTAGGACATGGACACAACTAGTTGTTATATGTTACGAGATTACAAAGATGGTTATGGTTAATCGGACAGAGACGATTGAAAGTCGCTCTGGATCATCACtggattttactcaatttttcttCAATGTCCTTAATACGGCAACGAACTTCAGGCGATGAATCCTTTtcgaaaatatgcaaatttgcTTCAAAGGAAGTCTTAACCTTTTTTAGGTGCACTTTGTTGTCCTCACCAGCTAACCTTTTTATAAGTAGCaaaattatattcaatgatTCTTTTTTAAGTCCCGTATGTGGTAGGCCTACAAATTGAAAGGGAAATTACACATTATTGATTTCataaattttacaaaatattaggtcgttgcatatgaaatggccgatttggaaaTGAggtgcgattttgctgtatcaaaccatcaccagttggcgctgttggtgtcggataatgaagtataaatactcctacatttgatCTGATTTTcagtatgagttcaaactcggtcacaaaccagcggaggtgaccaggaatattaacagcgcatttggagctgatacggtaaacgaacgaaccacacggcggtggttcgaaaaattccggtcaagcGACGTAAACCTTTAAAGTGAGCTACGTGGACATCTAGggccatcgattgataacgacgagctgcgtttgccagttgaatccgacacacgtcagtgagagacattgcagagaaactgggcgtacactattcaacaatttcccggcacttgcaacaacttcgaaaggtgaaaagctcgacaaatgggttccgcatgcccttacggagcaaaacatggcgcttcgaatggaaatttgcagttcattactctcccgcaacagaaacgATCCCTTTTCGCACAGAATAGTGGcgtgtgatgaaaagtggatatcatACGACAATCGTCCCCGAtaagcacaatggctagatgctgatgagccaccgaagcatatgctgaAACCGAGCCTTCATCCGAAGGAGGTTATGGTGACTGtctggtggtctacagctggagttatccactattctttttctggcacctggagaaacgataaatgcacagaaatactgtgccaaactagaggaaatgcaccaaaaattgagtatttaacggtcgagattagtcaacagagatgatgtgatactcctccacgacaatgcacgacctcatgaatccaAAACAACGGTTCAacagttgaacgaattgcagtatgagactctgcctcatccaccatattagctggacctttcgccaaccgactgccacttttttaagcatttggattatttttgggggatttgtatcgtgacttgacgtcggataccagtcgactcagctgtgaatgagtacctgagtcaaatcagggtaataatctcgggcgagcgcaatgctgaccacattgtctcctacagtattctgtagtgtaccgttacagtcttgaatgaagtgctctaacacacttcaaggccctgatccatttggattgttgcgccaaccattattattattatttgttggcggaaaaacaatgaaGAGgccgtcaaaattgccttcgacgagtttatcacacatccgaaaattggacttctacgaagcTCGCATACATGCTCTTTTatttcgctgggagaagtgttttgaatcgactggcacctattttcattaattaagcaaatttttgtaagctttacagtcgtttcaaattttactgcCAAACCGGCCATTTcgtgtgcaacaacctaatatgtcCGGTACTTACCTGAAGCATAAAAGATGGCTGTTAAAATTTGATTACAAATTTGATCGATAATAGTCGCCCTATCCAAATCAGTCCTTAGTTTTTTCTCCACATTGTCTGATATTTCAATTTCCAGTATTTTCAATCGGTCAACGTACTTTCCTAAAGCAACTAACAAGCTAATTTGCACCTGACGTGTGCTGTCCTTCAAACAATTGGCACAACGTTCCACGAACAATTGTTGATATTTCTGTTGCGTTTCAACTGAATTTTTCGGCCAGGATTTGCCAATTGTTTCGCAAACTGTTTCCTTAAGTTTATTAAAGATATTTGCCCGTCTTGCACGTTCATCTGTTGTTATATCAGACATATCCTCATCGTCATTCGAATCGGTTTTCAACGTTTTCTTATCAAGTAGATACCACACCATGTTGTATACTTCTTCAAATCGATCAGCTTGCAGTTCTTCCAATATGTCACCGATTGCTTTCAGAGCGTGCGTCCGATATTGCGGCTCCTCTTTACGACATTCTTTCATAACAATATCAATGATCTTCGAACAAATTGGATCCTCACGATTGAGACCTTTACAAAGACTTGCAATGGCTTGAAGCAGTCTTTCTTTGCCTTGGAAAGTTCGTCCCGGAATAGTACTAATCAGTAAATTTAGTAGTTCCAGACGATACTTTTCTTCTAAATTATTACCGAGCCGCGTTGCAATTGTATTCAACGCGTTTCCCCCCTGAGTTTTTCGAACCCAACTTGAATCTTCCAAAGCCTTTTCAACA of Hermetia illucens chromosome 4, iHerIll2.2.curated.20191125, whole genome shotgun sequence contains these proteins:
- the LOC119654754 gene encoding crustapain-like; amino-acid sequence: MEWSHLCLLIIIGLAVAKDFTEQEIQVLTKTPEELWEIYKEQYNKQYQSEEEESYRKGIVLEKYRKLKDQLELRNKSIILYTISISKYSDLSHKEFMEKMFGPENDQKAMYFKLSELMPKSISTSISLNSFLFITIILISYF